In Prionailurus viverrinus isolate Anna chromosome D1, UM_Priviv_1.0, whole genome shotgun sequence, the DNA window GATGGGAGGCACAGGTGGACAGTGCCTTGTGCCTTCCAGAGGCTGACCGTATCCTGAGGACTGAGAGAAGGATTCGGACATAGGAAACAACAATCAGGAGAAAAGGAATGAAGACGATGATAATACTGAAGATGAAAACAACCAGCTCAGTAAACGAGGTGTCAGTGCAAGCCAACCTCAGGACAGAAGGGACCTCACAGAAAAAGTGATTCAGGACATTGGGCCCACAGTAGGGCAAACTCAAGGTGAGGACATTGATAACCATGGAGCTCAGGAAGCTAATGGACCAAGAAATGGTTGCCAATTGGACACAGACACTTTGGTTCATAATGACAGTATAATGAAGAGGGTGACAAATGGCTACATATCTGTCATAAGCCATGACCCCAAGGAGAACACATTCAATCATtccaaaagagagggagaagtaCATCTGAGTAGCACAGCTAGAGAATGGGATGGTCTTTTTCCCCACCATGTTGGACAGCATTTGTGGGACATTGGTGGATGTATAGCAGATATCTAGAAAGGATAAATTagtgaggaagaagtacatgggggtttGGAGACGAGGTTCTATCTGAATAACAGTGATAATTGTAATATTCCCCACTACtgttaataaatagaaaaacaagaacataataaaaagaatgagctgCATCTTTGGCTGAGATGAGAGGCCCAGGAACACAAATTCAGTCACAGTGAAGTTTGTTTTTATCATATCCATTTTTCAAACCACCCCCTTTTTACAGAAGCATCCACTTGAAGACAAACATCAAATGTCCTATATCTAAGTGTTGGAAATTTAAGACATAAataggaaagcaaagaaaagtcTTGATCTGGAATCATATCTTGAGTATCTGAGTTGTACTACAAatggaaagcttttcttctaCTTTTGGAGGCCATATTCTCTTGATGAGGTTAAGATTTCCAAACTCAATGACTCTTTTAAGTTAAGCAGATATACTTGAATTTTCTCCAAGAATATGCTCTTTGGTTGGTTTATAATCTGTTCAAAACCTACTCATTCTTCAAAGCCTTCCTCATGccctacctttttaaaaagatctaatTATGTCCTTGCTCCACACCCAACAACAGAGCAGCATGACGTAGAACTTAAGTAAAACTCAAGGAAGGGCATAGCTTCTTGTGCTAACCTAAAAGTAATGGCAGGAACAGATTGGCAGATACATTCTTCTGTATCACTCTGAGACAACCTTCTCCTGCTTAGACACATGGACACCCGAAGAACGAAGACTGCACACACCAACAAAACCAGTCATGGATCACACAAATGGCCAATTCTACCAGCCTCACCACCTCCATATTGTGGGGTCTTGGATAGTTtcattaggtaaaaaaaaatgggagaagtgATTTTTTGCAGATTAAATTAAATGATGTGTATAAAGAATTTAAGACCATATCTACATGCGAGAGCCAATCCACAAATAACATCCAGTATTAATTGTTCTACTAATGTACAGTGATGTTACATTTATCTAG includes these proteins:
- the LOC125146568 gene encoding olfactory receptor 2G3-like, whose protein sequence is MDMIKTNFTVTEFVFLGLSSQPKMQLILFIMFLFFYLLTVVGNITIITVIQIEPRLQTPMYFFLTNLSFLDICYTSTNVPQMLSNMVGKKTIPFSSCATQMYFSLSFGMIECVLLGVMAYDRYVAICHPLHYTVIMNQSVCVQLATISWSISFLSSMVINVLTLSLPYCGPNVLNHFFCEVPSVLRLACTDTSFTELVVFIFSIIIVFIPFLLIVVSYVRILLSVLRIRSASGRHKALSTCASHLTVVALFYGTAIFMYMRPQSKSSRAGGKIIAVFYTVITPMLNPLIYSLRNQDVKGALRRAIAKQKTGGVLMGHKVNC